A window from Fragaria vesca subsp. vesca linkage group LG5, FraVesHawaii_1.0, whole genome shotgun sequence encodes these proteins:
- the LOC101313900 gene encoding synaptonemal complex protein 2-like, whose amino-acid sequence MQNTKLKKSTGHIRALGEKLQNAFNENAKFKVKLKEDEKLWKGLESKFSSTKTLCDQLTETLQLFAGQVQDAEKDKEAFEGKLSASTVALDGSTQQMNDLSIKLESAEETIRNREKELEERRLEKEETDKLYRNEQCRTANLIEEKDAMIKNFEETLATNRLATESLNTKLGEVHLELKLKEDEIRHLVTAQENLETEKHDLHLSNDDLVKRLDMSFLKIRNLEGFVHVLASHLAELDRHCLNFLEKFDKLNSLDLSAKLAQRQYDQLHNRFLNLTSEKGATQLVNQELNNRVMELQKVQESTMSLHTEESRTARERIQKLEFETEALVSELELQIETEKLVSELELQIDSLSESSRPSENKMQDLLIKISALETENKDNAVKLQAEIEKKGEQIDDLLKQGEAREQHVDLMDKQVSQLHSTLEEKEQLIVQYKERGKNPEEQITENRALLTAAETRLMEDKKQCDLMLENKQLDLSRHLKDISQRNDQAINDIRKKYEVEKLEIVNMEKQKVENLVREREIECEKKLEECKEETRQHLMRVREEHAALGLAYMDFSDDAHLAAAVAKNKKTLLGKKLSIAQSDPKCGKKEHGRSHELFYFLSMHISCSSAYNHTGALTSHLRVGGCFPKNNRHGTCIVAVIGHNFISIAGDGRSVGQLDANSPEIILEGNANKLCRIDRYLICAIAGDVIDALDMLTEVTSVCHHNNIQSVSNACTTYLENLDMTNVKIEGELMIFGYYRATPHVYNTDTRKCVPLEVGAVVGFGTGFEHAERYLLGRLRRFNLHRTREDFLNDLREAVVVASIECPSVGGFLTLATIPNERRLGLPVIHEDDHILQICSSRFFSIQRQFLKCVIVTAYGMEYAAGRVEYMNKCIKVHFPTSYGSNVIGVIKKRRRRNPTIIIQVVLFGSPVRPSQLKMKFGTVLYQSNRIRIQLLKPTRNLMQQYARAIKYQDF is encoded by the exons ATGCAGAACACTAAGCTGAAAAAATCGACGGGGCACATTCGTGCATTAGGGGAAAAATTGCAGAACGCTTTCAATGAAAATGCTAAGTTTAAAGTGAAGCTGAAGGAAGATGAAAAGCTCTGGAAGGGATTAGAGTCTAAGTTTTCATCAACTAAAACATTATGTGATCAGCTCACAGAAACTTTACAGCTCTTCGCTGGTCAAGTTCAGGATG CGGAGAAAGATAAAGAGGCCTTTGAAGGCAAACTCTCTGCGAGCACAGTAGCTCTTGATGGTTCGACTCAACAAATGAATGATCTGTCAATAAAGCTAGAGTCAGCTGAGGAAACTATAAGGAATC GTGAAAAAGAGCTGGAGGAACGCAGACTCGAGAAAGAGGAGACAGATAAACTTTACCGTAATGAACAGTGCAGAACTGCAAATCTCATAGAGGAAAAAG ATGCTATGATTAAGAACTTTGAAGAAACTCTAGCAACTAATAGGTTGGCTACGGAGAGTTTGAACACTAAATTGGGTGAGGTGCATCTTGAGTTAAAGTTAAAAGAGGATGAAATCAGACATTTGGTAACTGCACAGGAGAACTTGGAAACAGAAAAGCATGATCTCCATTTGAGCAACGATGACCTAGTTAAGAGATTAGATATGTCATTCCTCAAGATAAGGAACCTTGAAGGTTTTGTTCATGTGTTGGCTTCACATTTGGCTGAATTGGATAGACACTGTTTGAACTTCCTGGAAAAGTTTGATAAGCTAAACTCTCTTGACCTTTCTGCCAAGCTTGCACAGAGACAGTATGATCAACTGCACAACAGGTTCTTGAACTTAACATCAGAAAAAGGTGCTACACAGTTGGTAAATCAGGAGTTGAACAATAGGGTCATGGAACTTCAGAAAGTTCAGGAGTCTACTATGTCACTACATACAGAGGAAAGCCGTACAGCCAGAGAGAGGATACAGAAGTTGGAGTTTGAAACTGAAGCTCTGGTGTCTGAATTAGAACTGCAGATTGAAACAGAAAAGCTGGTGTCTGAATTAGAACTGCAGATTGATTCTCTATCAGAAAGTTCAAGACCATCTGAAAATAAAATG CAAGATCTGCTGATCAAAATCTCAGCACTAGAAACTGAGAATAAAGATAATGCAGTGAAACTACAAGCAGAGATAGAGAAGAAAGGGGAGCAAATTGATGATTTACTGAAGCAAGGTGAAGCACGTGAGCAGCACGTAGATTTGATGGATAAACAAGTCAGCCAGCTTCATAGCACACTAGAGGAAAAGGAGCAACTTATTGTGCAATATAAGGAACGAGGGAAGAATCCGGAAGAGCAGATCACAGAG AATCGTGCATTGCTGACTGCTGCTGAAACTAGACTGATGGAAGATAAGAAGCAATGTGACCTCATGCTTGAGAATAAACAACTAGATCTGTCAAGGCATTTGAAAGACATATCACAGAGGAATGATCAG GCAATTAATGACATCCGGAAGAAGTACGAGGTGGAGAAGCTAGAAATAGTTAACATGGAAAAGCAAAAG GTAGAAAATCTTGTTCGAGAAAGGGAGATAGAATGTGAGAAAAAACTTGAAGAATGCAAAGAAGAAACTAGGCAGCACTTGATGCGTGTTCGGGAGGAACATGCTGCTCTG GGACTAGCATATATGGACTTCTCAGACGATGCACACCTTGCTGCAGCTGTAGCAAAAAATAAGAAGACACTCCTAGGGAAGAAGCTGAGCATTGCACAATCAGATCCAAAGTGTGGCAAGAAAGAACATGGTAGATCACATGAGTTATTCTACTTTCTTTCAATGCACATTTCATGCTCATCTGCGTATAACCATACTG GTGCTCTGACTTCTCATCTTCGCGTTGGTGGCTGCTTTCCAAAAAACAACAGACATGGCACATGTATTGTGGCGGTAATCGGCCACAACTTTATAAGTATAGCTGGCGATGGTCGATCTGTTGGGCAACTAGATGCAAATTCGCCTGAAATCATACTTGAGGGAAACGCCAACAAGTTGTGTCGAATCGATAGGTACCTGATATGTGCCATTGCTGGTGATGTGATTGATGCACTCGATATGCTGACAGAAGTAACAAGTGTCTGTCATCATAACAACATTCAAAGCGTTAGCAATGCCTGCACTACGTATCTGGAAAATCTTGATATGACGAATGTGAAGATTGAGGGAGAGCTAATGATTTTTGGTTATTATAGAGCGACACCACATGTGTATAACACAGATACTAGAAAGTGTGTACCGCTGGAAGTAGGTGCTGTTGTAGGATTTGGTACTGGTTTTGAGCATGCTGAACGGTACCTGCTGGGAAGATTAAGGAGATTTAATCTGCATAGAACAAGGGAAGACTTCTTGAACGATCTTAGAGAAGCAGTTGTTGTTGCTTCGATTGAGTGTCCATCTGTTGGGGGTTTCCTAACTTTGGCAACCATACCAAATGAAAGGAGGCTAGGGTTACCTGTGATTCATGAAGATGATCACATCCTTCAAATTTGTAGCTCAAGATTTTTTAGCATTCAAAGACAGTTCTTGAAGTGTGTCATTGTGACAGCTTATGGGATGGAATATGCTGCTGGCAGGGTAGAATATATGAATAAATGTATAAAGGTACATTTTCCAACATCATATGGCTCAAATGTTATAGGTGTGATTAAGAAGCGAAGAAGACGCAACCCAACAATTATCATCCAAGTTGTATTGTTTGGAAGTCCAGTAAGGCCGTCTCAGCTCAAGATGAAGTTTGGAACTGTTCTGTACCAGTCTAATCGTATCAGGATTCAACTTCTGAAGCCTACACGTAATTTGATGCAACAGTATGCAAGGGCTATCAAATATCAGGACTTTTAG